A stretch of the Gossypium hirsutum isolate 1008001.06 chromosome D07, Gossypium_hirsutum_v2.1, whole genome shotgun sequence genome encodes the following:
- the LOC107954523 gene encoding 50S ribosomal protein L5, chloroplastic produces the protein MASPSLLQSTSSSFHGPSPFLAPPFSARLPYSNPRNGYAGVVSVRATGEIVLVDKSEAEKPYRLKTTYLDKIIPLLKEEFKYTNIHQVPKLEKIVVNCGIGDAAQNAKGLEAAMNEMALITGQRPVKTRARNSIATFKIREGQPLGIAVTLRGNVMYSFLDRLINLGLPRTRDFQGLNPNSFDGHGNYSVGIREQSVFPEIRFDALGKPRGMDICITTTAKSDKEGQKLLALMGMPFREGGGGGGPAAQQRKKKLRAHHFDRKGGKGAKGGRR, from the exons ATGGCGTCTCCTTCGCTCTTACAATCCACATCCTCCTCCTTCCACGGCCCCTCCCCTTTCCTTGCACCACCATTCTCCGCGCGCCTGCCCTACTCTAACCCCAGAAATGGATACGCCGGCGTCGTTTCGGTGAGGGCAACGGGAGAGATTGTGTTGGTGGATAAATCGGAAGCCGAAAAACCCTACCGTCTCAAAACTACTTACCTAGACAAAATTATTCCTTTGCTTAAAGAAGAGTTCAAGTACACCAATATTCACCAG GTTCCAAAGCTTGAAAAGATTGTGGTGAATTGTGGGATTGGAGATGCTGCCCAGAACGCGAAAGGCTTGGAAGCCGCAATGAACGAGATGGCATTGATAACGGGGCAAAGACCTGTGAAGACGCGAGCCAGGAATTCTATTGCTACTTTCAAGATACGGGAAGGTCAACCACTTGGAATCGCCGTTACTCTTAGAGGAAAT GTTATGTACTCATTCCTAGATCGGCTCATTAACTTGGGGCTTCCTAGGACGAGGGATTTCCAGGGTTTAAATCCTAATAGTTTTGATGGACATGGAAACTACAGTGTCGGAATTCGTGAACAGAGTGTGTTCCCAGAGATCAGGTTTGATGCACTTGGTAAACCCAGAGGAATGGATATTTGCATCACGACAACAGCCAAATCCGATAAGGAAGGCCAGAAGCTATTGGCCCTAATGGGTATGCCTTTTAGagaaggtggtggtggtggtggtccTGCAGCCCAACAACGCAAGAAGAAGCTGAGGGCTCACCACTTTGACAGGAAGGGTGGCAAGGGTGCCAAGGGTGGCCGGAGATGA
- the LOC107954524 gene encoding uncharacterized protein, which produces MAVIPSFASTVPHVKSQHQCILLRQNYGRNVYTIRCNGKNSKSNLPTTTQESAPENVLLKVAWYGSELLGIAASYLRSPSKVEEAAQKDLKLGLDGSGAIDRTAVIQTIKDDFERSYFVTGQLTLDAYEEDCEFADPAGSFKGLRRFKRNCTNFGSLIEKSNMKLMKWEDLENKGVGHWRFSCVMSFPWRPILSATGYTEYFFDARSGKVCRHVEHWNVPKMALLKQLLKPTRGFWLKRKNS; this is translated from the exons ATGGCGGTCATCCCTTCCTTCGCTTCCACCGTTCCCCACGTCAAGTCACAGCATCAGTGCATCCTTCTCCGGCAAAACTATGGCCGCAACGTATACACAATTAGATGCAACGGAAAAAACTCCAAGAGTAATTTACCCACCACCACACAAGAATCTGCACCCGAAAATGTTCTTCTCAAGGTAGCCTGGTATGGTTCCGAGCTTTTGGGTATTGCTGCTTCTTATCTCCGGTCACCCTCAAAGGTTGAAGAAGCTGCCCAGAAAGACCTTAAGCTTGGCTTAGATGGGTCAGGAGCTATTGATCGTACTGCAGTCATTCAAACCATCAAAGATGACTTTGAAAGATCATATTTTGTCACTG GGCAACTTACACTTGATGCATACGAAGAGGATTGTGAGTTCGCTGATCCAGCTGGTTCCTTCAAAGGGCTTCGGCGTTTCAAAAGGAACTGCACCAACTTCGGATCTCTTATTGAGAAGTCAAATATGAAACTTATGAAGTGGGAGGACTTGGAG AACAAAGGAGTGGGACACTGGCGATTTAGTTGTGTAATGTCATTTCCTTGGAGGCCTATTCTTTCTG CTACTGGATATACAGAGTATTTTTTTGATGCACGCTCTGGAAAAGTATGCAG GCACGTGGAGCACTGGAATGTTCCCAAAATGGCACTGTTGAAGCAGCTTCTGAAGCCTACTCGAGGATTCTGGCTTAAGAGAAAAAACAGCTGA